From the Synechococcus sp. HK01-R genome, one window contains:
- the murQ gene encoding N-acetylmuramic acid 6-phosphate etherase: MTESTSRRDSITPSEDRGHLMTEQANPRSTDLDRLSTAELVELFVNEDRRPQEAVAAASQSLTDAVDQIALRLQEGGRLFYIGAGTSGRLGVLDAAECPPTFCSPPELVQGVLAGGSPALLRSSEGLEDLRQAGIDDLQSRNFKAADCLVGIAAGGTTPYVLGALDWAQLLGALTIAIACVPSDQAPMPCAIDIRLLTGPELLTGSTRLKAGTATKMALNILSTGVMVKLGKVYGNRMVDVAATNSKLVDRALRMLRDLAGVTRTEAEELLQQSGGSVKLALLMAASGLSTEEAGNCLEAHHHQLRAALDRCGVSL, encoded by the coding sequence ATGACTGAATCCACGTCCCGTCGAGACTCGATCACCCCTTCAGAGGATCGCGGTCATCTCATGACGGAACAGGCGAATCCAAGAAGCACTGATCTCGATCGACTCAGCACTGCTGAGCTTGTTGAGCTGTTTGTGAATGAGGATCGACGCCCTCAGGAAGCCGTTGCTGCGGCAAGCCAGTCACTCACAGACGCTGTTGATCAAATCGCCTTGCGGCTGCAAGAGGGGGGGCGGCTCTTCTATATCGGAGCGGGAACCTCGGGCAGGCTTGGGGTCTTGGATGCCGCGGAGTGTCCCCCTACCTTCTGCAGCCCCCCGGAACTGGTTCAAGGAGTTCTGGCTGGTGGATCACCTGCACTGTTGCGCAGCTCTGAAGGGCTGGAGGATCTCCGGCAGGCAGGGATTGACGACCTTCAATCAAGGAATTTTAAGGCCGCTGACTGTCTCGTCGGCATTGCCGCAGGCGGAACCACCCCCTATGTGCTGGGTGCACTCGACTGGGCACAATTGCTTGGAGCGCTCACCATCGCCATCGCGTGCGTCCCCAGCGATCAAGCCCCGATGCCCTGTGCCATCGACATCCGTCTGCTGACTGGGCCGGAATTGTTGACGGGCTCCACCCGATTGAAAGCGGGTACGGCCACGAAGATGGCCCTCAACATCCTGTCGACCGGTGTGATGGTGAAGTTGGGAAAGGTCTACGGGAACAGGATGGTGGATGTAGCCGCCACCAACAGCAAGTTGGTGGACCGTGCCCTCAGGATGCTCCGAGATCTTGCTGGCGTTACCAGAACTGAAGCAGAAGAGCTTCTGCAGCAGAGTGGTGGCTCCGTGAAGCTGGCGCTGCTGATGGCGGCCTCCGGTCTATCGACAGAGGAGGCAGGCAACTGCTTGGAGGCTCATCACCATCAACTTCGTGCAGCGCTCGATCGATGCGGGGTCAGCCTTTAA
- a CDS encoding DUF3110 domain-containing protein: MLVHVLLYDAGGDSEGIHSLELAGSTVVLMFENRDDAERYAGLLEAQDFPVPNIEAIDREEIEIFCRQAGYEARLVERGFVPTTDEERLLLAPPSANRDVSGWEDEPGGQSSPPVEQTDELEEFRRRLENLL; the protein is encoded by the coding sequence ATGCTTGTGCACGTGCTCCTCTACGACGCCGGGGGAGACAGTGAGGGGATTCATTCGCTTGAGCTCGCCGGGTCAACCGTGGTGCTCATGTTTGAGAATCGCGATGATGCCGAGCGCTACGCCGGGCTTCTTGAGGCCCAAGACTTTCCTGTGCCGAACATTGAGGCGATCGATCGCGAAGAAATCGAGATCTTCTGCCGTCAGGCTGGTTATGAGGCCCGTCTCGTTGAACGTGGGTTTGTGCCCACGACAGACGAAGAACGGCTTTTGCTTGCCCCACCCTCGGCAAACAGGGATGTCAGCGGTTGGGAGGATGAACCAGGAGGCCAAAGCAGCCCACCGGTCGAACAGACCGACGAACTCGAGGAGTTTCGTCGTCGCCTCGAGAACTTGTTATGA
- a CDS encoding DnaJ C-terminal domain-containing protein yields MTRTADTDYWSLLGLPPGSDGDSLKRAFRREARRWHPDLNGNDPKAEERFKLVNEAYAVLSDPSKRRSWESGQQPSTLSDDPFAEGFPDFQDYLAVVLGVPEPARERRPRDAQDDASEHARGSWPATAEPPPPPPVQATEDLETTVDLTPDQALQGTAVELELSDGTVVEVQTPPLAGDGWRLRLAGVAGGGADHFLQLRVQTEEGLRVDGLRVLYRLELLPADAALGCAVDIPTLSGPVTLQVPPGSSSGRLLRLRGRGLSLNERRGDQLVEIVVVIPSSLSEAERALYRRLQELALDPED; encoded by the coding sequence ATGACCCGTACCGCTGATACCGATTACTGGTCGTTGCTGGGACTGCCCCCTGGCAGCGATGGCGATTCGCTCAAGCGTGCCTTCCGCCGTGAAGCACGGCGTTGGCATCCCGATCTCAACGGCAATGACCCCAAAGCCGAGGAACGTTTCAAGCTGGTCAACGAGGCCTACGCGGTTCTCAGTGACCCCTCGAAACGCAGGTCCTGGGAATCAGGTCAGCAACCTTCAACGCTCTCAGATGACCCTTTCGCAGAAGGGTTCCCAGATTTTCAGGACTACCTGGCTGTGGTGCTTGGAGTCCCAGAACCGGCCAGGGAGCGAAGGCCAAGGGATGCGCAGGATGACGCCAGTGAACACGCTCGAGGGTCATGGCCAGCAACTGCTGAGCCCCCACCACCGCCTCCTGTTCAGGCGACTGAAGATCTCGAAACCACGGTCGATCTCACGCCCGATCAGGCCTTGCAAGGAACAGCTGTTGAGCTCGAACTCTCAGATGGAACCGTTGTCGAGGTGCAGACCCCACCCTTAGCGGGTGATGGCTGGCGACTGCGGCTGGCAGGGGTGGCTGGCGGCGGTGCCGATCATTTCCTGCAACTTCGTGTGCAGACAGAGGAAGGTTTGCGGGTGGATGGTCTGCGGGTTCTCTACCGACTGGAACTGCTGCCCGCCGATGCAGCCCTTGGCTGCGCCGTTGACATTCCCACCCTCAGTGGTCCGGTGACCCTGCAAGTTCCCCCAGGCTCGTCCAGTGGGCGATTGCTGCGATTGCGGGGGCGTGGACTCAGTCTGAATGAACGGCGCGGCGATCAACTTGTGGAGATCGTTGTCGTGATTCCCTCCAGCCTCAGCGAGGCGGAGAGAGCGCTTTATCGGCGGCTGCAGGAACTGGCTCTAGACCCCGAGGACTGA